Genomic segment of Salvia splendens isolate huo1 chromosome 12, SspV2, whole genome shotgun sequence:
GATTTCCCAGCCAGTGTTCATCCCAAGGTTGATTCTGAAGCCGCTGACAGTGTTGATCCATGGACAAATAAAGATGGACCTAATGATGGATCCATTACTGATGTGATTAAAGTTGAAGAAGACAATAGAGAAGCAAACCAAGATCACTGTACTTCCTTGCTAGGTGGACACTCTATAGAAAGTAATAGCTCCACTGATCTATCTGTCCAGCTGATAAAGCAGTGTGAAAGCCTGTTAGAGAGACTTAGCTCTATGAAAGGGTATGCTACATATCTACGAATCTAGTTTTCTCCTTATCAATAGTGTGTTGGTTAACATATTGGTGACCATCAGGTTTTTGTTACTTTCTACATATGACATGCTTTTCTTACTCCCCCTCTCTCATCACTTATTTCTTTAACTGCAATTCAGTTTGAACAGCTCTCTGGAAGACCAAGATCTTAAATCAAAGTACAGGTTGGAGATTGAGATCAGACTGGCGGACATCAAGGCATTATCATCCTATGAATCATGTCTGCTTCCCTTTTGGTTGCATTCTGAGACTCAGCTAAAACAACTTGAAGCTGCCATTGATTGTGCCATTCAACAAGTGACTCCAGCATCCCTGGGTGAAGTTGAGGCTGCACAAGAACCTTATGAAGGCACCGGTAATGACACAAACATGGGTTCTAGTGAAATGAAGGCACTATTTCCTATACCGGAGTTGCATGACACAAGTGAGAAGTCAATGCCAGAAGCTCATAATGATGGCGCCACAACCATGGAACATGGTCTGGgtaaaaaaagtgaaataattGTAACTGGAAAGGAAAGTGAACTTAATCGGCTTTCTCTTCATTCCATGGAAGATGTTGATATGGATGTTGACATGGAGGTCGAAGATGCATCACCCACTGCTCAGTATCATGTCCCTGTGGAGCCATTAGATATGCAGAGTATGCTTTCAAACCAGGAATCCAAAGTGCCAGGGCAGGTTAATATTCCTACTGTTGAAGAGGggatccctcccccacctcctGATGATGAATCTTTTCCACCActgcctcctgacgatgaaccttttcctccaccaccacccgACGAACCTCCAGAAACTTCATATCCTCCATCCAATTTTAGCTTGGTTCAGGCTAATCCTTATTCAGGAGAGTACACCCTGTATCCTGGTACTGGGCTTGACTATTATCTGCAAACAAACCCTGAAGTTTCTGGCAGTGCCCTCTATACACATTCTGAGGGAGCACAAGTAGCTCTTTCCCATGTACCACCACCAAATTATTATGAAGCGGGTCCAGATATATATCCTGTTGCACCTGCAATAGTCAATCCTGTCGAGACTGCATCGTATTATGGCCTTCAAAATGGAACCCTGATTCCTGTACCATTGATGCATAGCAAGGCTAATGGTGAACCTTCTTTTGAAGATACTGGTGTGGAAGTTGGGTCTAGTCTATTGTTGAAGAACAACTTCGATGTTAATCAGTCGTTTGAAAGCACTACAATAGCACCTCCAGAGTTCTCTGAGGCTCGGCGCTCTCCAGCAACTTCTTCTACGGAAAATGGTGCTCCTGTTATCTCAACATCAGATACCACTGCTTCGGTTTCATCCTCttctgctgctgctgccgccgccgccgctgccgctgctgctgcAATGAAGTCTCAGTCTAAGGGTAATGACAGAGTAGTATATATTATTTTGGATGATGCAAGTTGTGTTGTTTAGCATGCCAGCTGTAATTCAGTAGTGAACCTGTATCAATCAGTGTCTTGCTATTGATGTCCTGGACAGGATACAGTTAACTAAATTTCTttggaatgatcaattgagTGGTATTCTTGTTCTTTTAGACGTTCAGTGGCGAAGATCTGACTTGCAGgattttgttttcttctttaCAGTTTCCCGCACAAAGAAGCGAACAATTGCAGTGGGCCCCACGTTAAGATCTAACAAGAAGGTCTCTAGCATGGTGGACAAGGTATTCTCAACTACTCTTCT
This window contains:
- the LOC121758896 gene encoding histone acetyltransferase KAT6A-like isoform X2, which gives rise to MEEVGELLMDSTSAASQCPGEKHQDGQTDSNEMQNQANNMKKSTNSAALDGHLVGDVNLGWKMVLHEESNQYYYWNVTTGETSWEMPNVLAQHTVDTSVEKHISDTAEKTDAIMGTYQSSTAMGKVEDDFPASVHPKVDSEAADSVDPWTNKDGPNDGSITDVIKVEEDNREANQDHCTSLLGGHSIESNSSTDLSVQLIKQCESLLERLSSMKGLNSSLEDQDLKSKYRLEIEIRLADIKALSSYESCLLPFWLHSETQLKQLEAAIDCAIQQVTPASLGEVEAAQEPYEGTGNDTNMGSSEMKALFPIPELHDTSEKSMPEAHNDGATTMEHGLGKKSEIIVTGKESELNRLSLHSMEDVDMDVDMEVEDASPTAQYHVPVEPLDMQSMLSNQESKVPGQVNIPTVEEGIPPPPPDDESFPPLPPDDEPFPPPPPDEPPETSYPPSNFSLVQANPYSGEYTLYPGTGLDYYLQTNPEVSGSALYTHSEGAQVALSHVPPPNYYEAGPDIYPVAPAIVNPVETASYYGLQNGTLIPVPLMHSKANGEPSFEDTGVEVGSSLLLKNNFDVNQSFESTTIAPPEFSEARRSPATSSTENGAPVISTSDTTASVSSSSAAAAAAAAAAAAAMKSQSKVSRTKKRTIAVGPTLRSNKKVSSMVDKWKAAKEELHEEVEEPKDAYEILEKKRLREIEKWRANQIASGEAKDNANFQPLGGDWRERVKRRRAEKRKETEQTSPEVSADKSQQQPDLIELSKSLPSGWQAYWDVSSKKVYYGNVLTSVTSWVRPTD
- the LOC121758896 gene encoding histone acetyltransferase KAT6A-like isoform X1 codes for the protein MGRRKERRLAATAGRRVKLDLFAEPTGDLGGSSIQEEVEGDGDSKRHAEFPDSPSSSGQQPQNPLLLLEQYSDDELDADSKEVQSAANAEDAPIGTDEQPKDAATNKAGAALANSGKDSMEEVGELLMDSTSAASQCPGEKHQDGQTDSNEMQNQANNMKKSTNSAALDGHLVGDVNLGWKMVLHEESNQYYYWNVTTGETSWEMPNVLAQHTVDTSVEKHISDTAEKTDAIMGTYQSSTAMGKVEDDFPASVHPKVDSEAADSVDPWTNKDGPNDGSITDVIKVEEDNREANQDHCTSLLGGHSIESNSSTDLSVQLIKQCESLLERLSSMKGLNSSLEDQDLKSKYRLEIEIRLADIKALSSYESCLLPFWLHSETQLKQLEAAIDCAIQQVTPASLGEVEAAQEPYEGTGNDTNMGSSEMKALFPIPELHDTSEKSMPEAHNDGATTMEHGLGKKSEIIVTGKESELNRLSLHSMEDVDMDVDMEVEDASPTAQYHVPVEPLDMQSMLSNQESKVPGQVNIPTVEEGIPPPPPDDESFPPLPPDDEPFPPPPPDEPPETSYPPSNFSLVQANPYSGEYTLYPGTGLDYYLQTNPEVSGSALYTHSEGAQVALSHVPPPNYYEAGPDIYPVAPAIVNPVETASYYGLQNGTLIPVPLMHSKANGEPSFEDTGVEVGSSLLLKNNFDVNQSFESTTIAPPEFSEARRSPATSSTENGAPVISTSDTTASVSSSSAAAAAAAAAAAAAMKSQSKVSRTKKRTIAVGPTLRSNKKVSSMVDKWKAAKEELHEEVEEPKDAYEILEKKRLREIEKWRANQIASGEAKDNANFQPLGGDWRERVKRRRAEKRKETEQTSPEVSADKSQQQPDLIELSKSLPSGWQAYWDVSSKKVYYGNVLTSVTSWVRPTD